Proteins co-encoded in one Nicotiana sylvestris chromosome 7, ASM39365v2, whole genome shotgun sequence genomic window:
- the LOC138873412 gene encoding uncharacterized protein: protein MRSDPNKKDPNLWCEYHVTNGHQIGDCRYLRAEVATLLKNGHLREFLSDQAKINYDCNRDNVEPSKAGEDPPRLRINMIFWGNKINRVTFSAVKKTKLSVTHIKRLRKVGEDDITFTEEDVDGLLLLYNDALVIFLNVLDFKIKRVLVYPGSSANIIQWRVLQQAKLTGSIIPATKLLVGFNLASVTTHRRDLVSDECRGGNENDPF from the coding sequence ATGAGATCTGATCCCAACAAGAAGGATCCTAATTTGTGGTGTGAATACCACGTGACAAACGGTCACCAGATTGGGGACTGCCGGTATCTGCGCGCAGAGGTGGCGACATTACTGAAAAACGGTCATCTTAGGGAATTTTTAAGTGATCAGGCTAAAATTAACTACGATTGCAATCGTGATAATGTAGAGCCTTCAAAGGCAGGAGAAGACCCCCCACGCCTGAGGATTAACATGATTTTCTGGGGGAATAAGATTAACAGGGTTACATTTTCGGCGGTGAAAAAGACAAAGCTATCAGTGACCCACATCAAAAGACTTCGGAAAGTTGGTGAAGACGACATTACTTTTACGGAAGAAGACGTGGATGGGCTGCTACTACTGTATAACGACGCCCTGGTAATCTTTCTAAATgtcttagattttaaaattaaacgtgtTCTGGTGTATCCAGGAAGTTCGGCCAATATTATCCAATGGAGAGTGTTGCAGCAAGCCAAGCTCACTGGAAGTATCATTCCGGCCACAAAACTCCTCGTGGGGTTCAATCTGGCAAGCGTGACAACCCACAGGAGAGATCTTGTTTCTGACGAATGTAGAGGGGGTAATGAAAACGACCCTTTTTGA